The following proteins are co-located in the Bradyrhizobium barranii subsp. barranii genome:
- a CDS encoding IS3-like element ISRj2 family transposase (programmed frameshift), translating into MTKKSRRTHSPAFKAKVALAAVKGDKTLAELAQLFDVHPNQITIWKNQLLEGAAGVFGHDKTSAETPVDLKALHAKIGELALENGFFVRRAHQGGPAERKAMIDRDHDLSIVRQAKVLKLARSTVYYEPRPVSAEDLALMRRLDELHLDYPFAGARMLRSLLRREGVYAGRRHIATLMKRMRIEAVYRRPNTSKPAPGHKIYPYLLRGLKIERPDHAWAMDITYIPMRRGFVYLAAVVDVFSRRVLAHRVSITMEAAFCVEAVQEALAKHGRPEIFNTDQGSQFTSLEFTDVLLDAKIAISMDGKGAWRDNVFVERLWRTVKYEEVYLRAYDSVSEARASIAKYLAFYNQGRPHSSLDGRTPDEAYFGTQAMVMAA; encoded by the exons ATGACGAAGAAGAGCCGCCGGACGCATTCTCCGGCATTCAAGGCGAAGGTTGCTTTGGCTGCGGTCAAAGGCGACAAGACACTGGCGGAGCTGGCGCAACTGTTTGATGTTCATCCGAACCAGATCACGATCTGGAAAAACCAGCTCCTGGAAGGCGCCGCCGGCGTGTTTGGGCATGACAAGACATCGGCCGAGACGCCGGTCGATTTGAAGGCGTTACATGCCAAGATCGGCGAGCTGGCGTTGGAAAACG GATTTTTTGTCCGGCGCGCTCACCAAGGCGGGCCTGCTGAGCGCAAAGCGATGATCGACCGCGATCATGATCTTTCTATCGTGCGCCAGGCGAAGGTCCTGAAGCTGGCTCGCAGCACGGTCTACTATGAACCTCGGCCAGTTTCGGCCGAGGACCTTGCCTTGATGCGTCGGCTCGATGAGCTGCATCTCGATTATCCCTTCGCGGGAGCGCGTATGCTGCGATCGTTGCTGCGGCGGGAGGGCGTATACGCCGGTCGCCGCCACATCGCGACGCTGATGAAGCGCATGCGGATCGAGGCGGTCTATCGTCGCCCGAACACGAGCAAGCCGGCTCCGGGTCACAAGATCTACCCGTACCTGTTGCGCGGATTGAAGATCGAGCGGCCCGACCATGCGTGGGCAATGGACATCACCTACATTCCGATGCGGCGTGGCTTCGTCTATCTCGCGGCGGTCGTCGATGTGTTCAGCCGACGGGTCCTGGCCCATCGCGTCTCGATCACAATGGAGGCGGCCTTCTGCGTCGAAGCGGTCCAGGAGGCGTTGGCGAAGCACGGCAGGCCCGAGATTTTCAACACGGATCAGGGCAGCCAGTTCACCAGCCTCGAGTTCACCGATGTGCTGCTGGACGCGAAGATCGCCATCAGCATGGACGGCAAGGGCGCCTGGCGCGACAACGTGTTTGTCGAGCGGCTCTGGCGCACGGTCAAATACGAAGAAGTTTATCTCCGCGCCTACGACAGCGTGTCCGAGGCGCGAGCGTCAATTGCCAAGTATCTGGCCTTCTACAATCAGGGACGCCCTCACTCGAGCCTTGACGGGCGCACGCCCGACGAGGCTTACTTCGGCACGCAAGCTATGGTGATGGCCGCATGA
- a CDS encoding tyrosine-type recombinase/integrase encodes MLETYFSAAKMLGHLRSGPSGPYLDGFAAALERQGYGPETAVRYLRAAAHIGHVMAEQGAGLTDVDLAAFGEHLRTCRCPRAKGGRRNHHTIYGARLFRRHLVELGLCRSAVAAAPAEPQLVADFKTWLRKHRGASDATIRLYARDAAGLMMHLRSDPDGWRPNDVRSYFLERASNSGSGTIEKMTTSLRAFLRYLAVAGRCQAGLDGAVPAYAHWQLADMPRYLSTEQVDRLIAVCDGDVGGRRRDRAIVLLLVRLGLRAGDVAQLRLADIEWQTGSLRVCGKSRYEVRLPLPQDVGDAIAAYLECRPSTGRNDVLFLRTIAPSRPFRRGDGISSVVKRIMKRADIVAPVKGAHTLRHTAATEMLRHGVPLDKIGLVLRHRGIDTTAYYAKADVALLKQVAQPWPEAL; translated from the coding sequence ATGTTGGAGACGTACTTCTCGGCAGCGAAGATGCTGGGGCATCTGCGCAGTGGGCCGAGCGGGCCTTACCTTGACGGGTTTGCAGCGGCGCTGGAGCGGCAGGGCTATGGCCCCGAGACAGCGGTACGCTATTTGCGAGCGGCGGCTCACATCGGTCATGTTATGGCCGAGCAAGGCGCGGGCCTGACGGACGTTGATCTCGCCGCGTTCGGCGAGCACCTGCGCACTTGCCGGTGTCCACGCGCCAAAGGCGGCCGGCGCAACCACCACACCATCTACGGTGCCAGGCTCTTTCGTCGGCACCTCGTCGAGCTCGGCCTTTGCCGGTCCGCGGTGGCGGCAGCACCCGCCGAGCCGCAGCTGGTCGCCGACTTCAAAACGTGGCTGCGCAAGCATCGCGGCGCATCCGATGCCACCATCAGGCTCTACGCCCGCGACGCCGCGGGCCTGATGATGCATCTTCGATCTGACCCGGACGGCTGGAGGCCGAACGATGTCCGCAGTTACTTCCTGGAGCGGGCGAGCAATAGCGGGAGTGGCACGATCGAGAAGATGACAACGAGCCTGCGGGCCTTCCTGCGGTATCTCGCAGTCGCAGGCCGTTGTCAGGCAGGTCTCGACGGCGCCGTTCCAGCCTACGCTCATTGGCAGCTTGCCGACATGCCCCGGTATCTGTCGACCGAGCAGGTCGACCGGCTGATCGCTGTCTGTGACGGCGACGTCGGTGGGCGCCGGCGTGATCGTGCGATCGTACTTTTGTTGGTGCGCCTCGGCCTGCGGGCCGGTGACGTGGCGCAACTGCGTCTCGCGGATATTGAGTGGCAAACGGGATCGCTACGGGTCTGCGGCAAGTCGCGCTACGAGGTCCGGCTGCCGCTACCGCAAGACGTCGGGGATGCGATCGCCGCCTACCTCGAATGCCGGCCGTCTACCGGCCGGAACGATGTCTTGTTCCTGCGCACGATCGCGCCGAGCCGGCCATTCCGACGAGGCGACGGCATCTCGTCGGTGGTCAAGCGTATCATGAAGCGGGCCGACATTGTGGCGCCGGTCAAAGGGGCCCACACTCTGCGGCACACCGCGGCGACCGAGATGCTGCGCCATGGCGTGCCGCTCGACAAGATCGGCCTCGTCCTTCGGCATCGCGGCATCGACACGACGGCCTATTACG